AACGAAGTTGGAATCTCAAGAAATTtggctttttaaaaaagaaaaatagtcttctaaaaaatatatataaattggcaaattaaatcatataatttcaAAAGGTTCATATTAAATGTTTTTGCTTAGTCCTTACATGTTTATAGTTTTGTTCGTTTCAAATGAAACTccaaacttttaaaattttatcaatttaaactATTTGTaccttttgggtttgggttcaaACTTTGATCGGGGTTGGAATTGATacttttttaaaagttaagTATTCAATTTAAACTGAATGAAACTTTAAGGTTAATTCgtagaatttgaaatttcaagatttaattttaaatatttgaaattataaaatcacacctaaagtatatatataatgcttaaaaatataatttgttcaaaaaagtaaaagatacAATTGCATAAAGTCCTCACGATTAAATTGGCAACACCGttagaataaaaattcaaaataaaaaataataataaaaaatgggtcccacaaccATGTCCCAACATGTTACAACTTTTATTCTGTGGTCAAATTAAGACACGATTCTAAAGTAATCATGATTAAAATGATTGCTCGGTTTGATATAAATAATTGGGCCCCAAAAGCCAGTTCAAGTAGTGCTAAACTAAACAAAGTCTCTAGTCTCTACGCATTTCTGAGGCATCGAAAAAGCAAGAAGGCCCCCCGAGAAACGAGGACTCAATTAATGTTGCCAGAAGAGATGGAAGGTAGCGAAAGGCAAAGCCGCTCCACCACCAACAACAGAGCGTCGCATAAAGTATTAGTCGCCGTTAAAGCCGAGAAGGTGATTTCAAAGGCTGCATTAGCATGGGCTCTAACGCACGTCGTTCATCCTGGCGATTGCATAACTTTGCTCGCCATAATTCCCAAGGAGAAAACTAGTAAATctcttctctctattttttttttaataattcaatagttgcgAGGACGAGTCTatgcgttttttttttaaatatcaggAAATGTTAGTTGAGTTATGAAGCTAAATTTGTTGACGGTGTTTTTCTGATGAATGTCGCAGGTAGAAGGTTCTGGAACTTTACGCTATTTAGAGGAGACTGTGGGAGCAGCCAACGAGAGAAGTTGCCGGAAAAGATTTATCAGATCTCGGAGTCTTGTTCTCAGATGGCTCTTCAGTTTCGCAACCAAATTGAGGTAACTGTCTGACTTCACTTTacctaaaattaccaaattaccaCTTGCCGCCTTTATTAATACCTTAGAAATACGACGTGTAGTTTCGTTGGTTTTACTTCGATAACCAATAACACGTGGTTTAGGCTTGCCCAAACAGTTTCCTCGTATACACTACAGTAGTTTCTGACCTGTCATTGTCTaatttgcttgatttttttttttttttttgctttatttatttatttaagcatttaagaaaaagaatgattGCTTTATTTATGGCAGTATCTTTTagataattgttaataaattatttttaaaaaaaatttataccgtttttataagaaattgaaaagcaaaatattaattagtttttttttaaaagatatttttctaaaatggttcaCTAAAgcatttgttaatattttttcatatatattgtGTCTCTGGCAAATGATCATTCTAGAATCAGAAGTAGAGTTTTAGAAGATTTTGGATCATCTGTTTCTAGTGCATGAACATTATACGTTAATGATTTGAGGGCCAGCTAGGCTAGAGTAGAGAGGAACCCATGTGCCTTGACAATGttactcaagaatcaagatccATAATGGACaagttcaaataaaaaagatagtcaaaaaaaatttgcgGACCCCAGGAATCTATagcttttcataaaaaaaagaagaatcttTAGCTTTACGTTATGAACAATtaagtttattgattttattatcaTTGATTAATTACTAATTTTGACTTCCCACAAAAAAATATTCGAAATTTTTATATACTTGGTACATTCCATTACAAAAAATGTGGGAAGTTGATCGGttacattttatttatgttGTGTACAACCctatttcacattttaaaatgtatttaattttgATCATATGTTATCATTGCAATAAGTTTAGTACATTAAACCCAaactttatttgtgtttttatttatttattttaaatgtataaTATTTATCTGTGGTACATAAAGTAGAAATCCATTATTTGAATTAGGGGACAaaaagtaaacaaataaaatgaaaagaaaaaacgtTAAGTACTCTGTAGTCTGTACATGCCTTTAAAGAAAAGTGCAATGTAAACTTTGTTTGACCTGCATATAGATATGGCCATCTGGGTCCTACATCAAAATTGGAAGGCCCCGGCGGGCTTTTCTGTCTTATAcaataattgaattaataatgactcaaaaattaactaAGTACGACACTTTAATTTCAGGTTAAAGTGAGGATTAAGGTGGTGTCAAGTTCACCCGGTGGTGCTGTGGCTGCTGAAGCAAAGAGCAATGGTGTCAACTGGGTCGTACTTGATAAGTaattaaacatatatatttaaaaaaagtgttatttattttttctgagaATGAACAAACACCAAGTGAAAAATTATTTGGTATTCTCAACATGATGTCTCTCTCACATTTCTAGGTGCTGACTTCTAGATTCTatcttttgttttctattttgttaatttttattgttgagtCATTATGATTTGTGTGTTAGTTTTGGtatcaaagaaaaatcaagCATGTCCACTAGGAGCCTCAATTTTCTAAACCCACCGTAAAGCTCCCAAGCcaattagaattagaattagaattacTTGATGCTGACACCAAGCAAACCTAGATGCTGACTCCTAGgatctatcttttattttcttgttcatcaattttattgttgaatcgttctaatttgtcctacatCAACACTCCCTGCGTCACTATTCCAATGTGATCAATAAGGTTGGTAGGTTTAAACTGTAATGGACATCACTGGAGCTCACCTTACTCTTATAGCTCCAGTTTCAAGCATTTATGATTGTTGTGAATTCCTGCATAAGTTGGGACTGCCTCTGACCTCTTTACTAGTTGGTGTAGATTAAGTGAACTCAACTAAAtgaaaaacccaataaaaatgTGTTATCTTATGCTGTATTTCACAATGACTGAGAATCAGCTAAAACAACTTCATGCATACACTGTTACTAATTGAGACACTCCACATCTAGTTCTACTTGGTTTTGGACTGCGGTCTTTACAACTTCTGCTAACTACTTGTTTTGTGAATAAACAAACCATATAATTTCATAGACTTGTACTGTTGTATGCCATCTAACTATTTACCATGAAGGCATGTCTCTCTCAAATGGTTGAAAAAGGTTTGAAAAAGTAGTTCACCACATGACTTGTGAAAACAGGAAATTGAAACAAGAGCGGAAGCGTTGCATGGAGGAATTGCAGTGCAACATTGTAGTAATGAAGGGTGGTCAACCAAAAGTCCTTAGGCTTAATTTAGGATGCTCAAATGAGCTCCAAACACCCTTCTTTTCTGCCACTTCTACACCAGGAATAGATGGTGAAAAGTTGCAAGGCCATCAAATGAAGCAGTCTATGGTTTCTACCCCACAGAGCAGCCCTGAAGAATCAAGTACTTCCCACACAAGAAATACATGGGAAAGTTCACGATGGAGTTATGACACAGCGAGTTCTCTTCACCTTGTCTATGGACAAAATCCTCTCTTTGAAGGACAACACAATGGAATTCACAAGCCGATTGCTAAGCGAAGAGACCTGAATGTCCCACTGTCAACCCCTGAATTGAACGGGCAAAGGTTTACCTCTCTGTCTAAACCCCCAACACCATCTTTAGCTAGAAATCAAAAGAGAGTTCTTTGGATTCCCCAAAACCACCTTGTTGATGAAAAGTCCCCTACAACTCAAAACTATGgaaaaactaaagaaattaGATCTCCAACTTCCAAAAGTCTACTTGATAAGTTTGTTGACTCTGATCAAGATAAGGGGAGTAATAGAGCCAGCATCGATCAAATGAGTCAGGGAGACCATACTACAAACTCAAGCATCAGGGATGCCGTTTCAATTGGTAGAAATTGCTCAATACCTCCTCCTTTATGCTCACAATGTCAACACAAAGCACCTGTTTTTGGAAAACCTCCAAGACATTTCTCTTACAAAGAGCTAGAGGAAGCTACAGACGGGTTCTCAGATATAAATTTCTTAGCAGAAGGTGGTTTCAGTACAGTTCACCGGGGCATGCTGAGAGATGGCCAGGCCGTTGTAATTAAGCGATTAAAGTTTGGTGGCTCTCAATCACATTCTGATTTCTGCAGGGAAGTGCGGATATTGAGCTGTGCGCAACACAGAAATGTTGTGTTGTTGATTGGGTTTTGCATTGAGGAAAGGGAGAGAGTGTTGGTCTATGAGTACATATGCAATGGATCCTTGGACTTCCATTTGAATGGTACAatctattttctcttttctatgttctttttttttttttttttccaaagagCATTGGCTTATAAAACATAGGAAATGGCTCCTTTCACTTCCATGGACTTGTTGAACATTCTTTATTGATGTTATATGGCTTTCAATAAAAGTTCAGGTCATGATAGATTAGTATTCGTCTGTGGCTGACAGGAAACAACACAACCCTTTTAGATTGGCAGTCAAGGTTAAAGATAGCAATAGGGACGGCACGGGGCTTACGATATATTCACGAGGACTGCAGAGTGGGTTCTATAGCGCACAGAGATCTGCGACCCAACAATATCCTCCTAACCCACGAATTTGAGCCTCTGGTACTATATCAATATTGACTCTTAATGATTATAGAATAAGCAGTTATTTCtctgatcaatttttttttttttttttttttgtgattgttaGATTGCTGGTTTTGGGCTTGCTAGGTGGCACTCTGAATGGGATATCAGCACTGAGGATCAAGTTATTGGAACTTCGGGGTACATATTCTTCTGCTAGGCATCCAAAATGTTACTTAAAATTGACATAATCAAATTAGATGCATTCCAAGATATGTAAAGAAACTATTAGCATGCTTAATTAATCAGATTTTTTATGAAGCTGAATTACTtaccctcaaaaaaaattaatggtgcCAAATATGTCTGAACCAGGTACCTGGCACCAGAATACTTGGAAGGTGgacaaattacaaataaagttgATGTGTATGCATTTGGCGTTATTTTATTAGAGCTAATGACAGGTAAAAGAATGGATGAGCTGCAATATATCGAGAGACAGCAGTTCCTGTCTGAATGGTTCCACCCACTAGCCGCATTAGAACCAGGACATGTTATAGCAAATAACTATCATTTACTGGATCCATGCTTGACCTGTGAACCATCCTTTGACTTCCCTCATCAACTAGAGGCAATGTGTCGAGCTGCTTCCTTGTGCCTACGTCGAGATCCTGAATCCAGACCCCCAATGTCAAAGGTTTCTTGTCTCTCCCTCTTGATTCCAATTCTTATTCCTTAATGTTTAGTGCTTATTTTCATGATTAAATGTTGTACCCCATTTTCTGGATAGACAAGTTGTTTAAGTTGAAAACCATTCTCTTTATTATAGGTTCTCAGAGTGCTAGAAGGAGGAGATTTAGTTCCTCTGGGTTTAGACTTGAACACAGTCGGGTGTAGAAGTGGCCATTTGGGTGGTATCAGCTCATTTAGACAACCTGAACTGAAGAGAAAGCATTCACGTAGGCTCTCACATTGAACAATTGGTTGGCTTTTGGATGAGAGGACTTCTAATTACATGTATAGTTGAAATGGATTGTTTTTTAACTGGTGAGTAGGCAGCATATGGCAATTATCCACTTAAATATATAGATTACATTTTGTTACGGCtgtcatatcatttttgtaTCATCTTCACTGTTTTATAGGAATTATAATTTAAGTCCTCATATATGTCAGATATTTTTCTCAATCAGTTCACCTAAATAAGCAGGCTAAATAAATTCAATTGTAACTTGAGAGGAGGGTTACCTTTGCCTTAGGTTCAGAGCATTGAATCTGCTATGTGCCTTTGCAAAAAGAGCAACAATCAACAGCTTGGGTTGACGATTGTACTTTGCCTCCATTGAACAAATATATTTGTAGCCCCAAACAACTTCATTTCTACTAAAGAACATTTAAAACGTGAACTTGTTTAATATCAAACACTTTTTTTCAGatacaccaaaaacaatatcacaaGAATGTGCCAGCATTCTTGTTACTGGATAAGCGGCTAGGACTCCAACGAGATTAATCACTCACAGTGAGCCACACAGTGCCTTAATAACATGTCTCGCTTGCACAAATATTCATACTAGATTGAAACTCACATGTTGACTGCTCAGCCTCAAATAATCTTCCACACACTGATACAAGCATGTTGCATGCCCATCAAACTTTTAATTGTAACTTACAATCAAGATGTCTTATGCAACAGACTATGTGTGGTTTCTCATAGTAGTTGATTTATTGCAGTGTGACAAACTTACACAGAGAGGTGATAGATTGCAGTTTAGAGTTAGAGAGTTTGTGCTGTCTATAAATAGCCTTGTCAATTGCTATCTTCATCTTGCAAATGTTGTGGGAAATGTTATATTATCCGAACCGAAGAATGCCTATGGATCTTTGCCTCTATCTGCAACTGATATTGCTAAATAGTTGCAGACTCTAAGCACCTCAGAGTAAACTCATGCATTAGACTAAGACATCCAAAAGCAAATATGATCAAATCCGTGGCAATAGAATTGAGCGTTGAACTTCAATTAAATGAATACTCAATGTAATTTGATTACCAGTTCTAGAACTGtttgatctttcttttaaatctcTGCCAAGTATGAGACCAACATTGTCGAATGCGCTTTGCCAAGGCTTTAAGTTTTATAGTTGTGTTGGGTCGGTGGTATACCTAGAAGAGAAGGGTCATCCATGTTCCACAATAGTGCTTTGCGTCAAATGTACTTCAAGACCTTACCTTATTTGAATCAATCAATAAGCTGATAATTATAGGATTGAACAAACAACATGGATAGGGGATATATATCAATGAAGTAATTGAAGTCTAAAAACAGAAAAAGTTGTTGTAAAGTGCCTGTTCAAGTGTTCAACCAGTCAATCTTGTTCTGAAGAATCTGAACATAAGCATTTCACAGTCTTCCCAACCACCCAGGTTAGAATGATTTCAGGATAAAGATTATGTAGATTCACTCCAACAAATTTATCCTCTCAACGTTACAATCACGCAAAGCAATCTTAAAGTTGGTAAAAAGTTCaagttcaaatttattattatttcttttttcactaccatgacaaaatcaaaagaaagggGAGAATGAGTGAGGAGAATAATGACATTAATCAAACAAGAACTAATTTAGAGGCACCTAAGACAGCTTTGAGCTATCTCAAAGACCAAATCCTCCTAAATAATTAATACTTCTAGCAAATAACAATAAGGAatcaattcatcaaaaaaatagtaaaataataataaggaatcCCAATAACCAcatagaaagcaaaaaaaaaaatatatatatatatatatatatattaattttaattcataCCCACTCATAAAATATACATATCATCCATCTCAATCCACACCCACACCAATCTTCCAAGTCCATTTATAAATAACATCAATCCCTCGTAATCTTTCTTCCCTTCCATGTAGGCAAACCCTCAACATAACTACCTCAAACCCCAACATCCACTTGCCTTAAATCCACGTATCACCAAGTtgcaatttttagttttttttggttttttgtttttttattttttgggttacaaATTTAACTAAACAAGTATATAACATCTTTCTCACATGAAAGTGAATCTCATACTATTTGGGATTCACTTTATATAAGAAGAATATTATATGTATCGTTTacgcaaaataaaaatttcacgAAATATATCCTTGACACGTGGATATGATTTACCGGGGATCTCAAGGGCCCACaaaggttgttgttgttgttgggatCATCAGTGCTTCTTGGTCATGCTAACTCTGCCAGTAGAGGAGAAACTCCCATCAGATGGCACTGAATCCGCATCTTGATTATGATTATGATCATGATCATGATTATGATTCTGATTATGATTATGGTTCTGATTCAGACTCTgctgttgctgaaactgaaactgatactgttgttgttgttgctgctgttgtTGCCTCATAACCATCAGATTCAAATCAGGAGCCAAACTAGAAATACACCAAACCTTCACAGACTTATCAAGACTCCCACTATAAACAATCCACCGTTGATCACCATTATTGGACGGCTCACGATCCTCCTCAATAGCCAAGCACTTAACGGGCCCGTTATGTCCCGTCAAAACGGAAAGACACGTGTGAATAACGCCGTCTTTCCTCCACACACAGATGGTCTTATCAGCCGAACCACTCAGCACCAAGCTCCCTGCAGCCGCGAGACACAGTACAGCCAATTTGTGTCCCCTGAGGACACCCCCATGTGATAGTTTCTTCTCAAACCGTTCCCAAAAGTTAACGATTCCGTCAGAGGACCCACAGTACAT
This DNA window, taken from Quercus robur chromosome 2, dhQueRobu3.1, whole genome shotgun sequence, encodes the following:
- the LOC126712151 gene encoding inactive protein kinase SELMODRAFT_444075-like, which translates into the protein MLPEEMEGSERQSRSTTNNRASHKVLVAVKAEKVISKAALAWALTHVVHPGDCITLLAIIPKEKTSRRFWNFTLFRGDCGSSQREKLPEKIYQISESCSQMALQFRNQIEVKVRIKVVSSSPGGAVAAEAKSNGVNWVVLDKKLKQERKRCMEELQCNIVVMKGGQPKVLRLNLGCSNELQTPFFSATSTPGIDGEKLQGHQMKQSMVSTPQSSPEESSTSHTRNTWESSRWSYDTASSLHLVYGQNPLFEGQHNGIHKPIAKRRDLNVPLSTPELNGQRFTSLSKPPTPSLARNQKRVLWIPQNHLVDEKSPTTQNYGKTKEIRSPTSKSLLDKFVDSDQDKGSNRASIDQMSQGDHTTNSSIRDAVSIGRNCSIPPPLCSQCQHKAPVFGKPPRHFSYKELEEATDGFSDINFLAEGGFSTVHRGMLRDGQAVVIKRLKFGGSQSHSDFCREVRILSCAQHRNVVLLIGFCIEERERVLVYEYICNGSLDFHLNGNNTTLLDWQSRLKIAIGTARGLRYIHEDCRVGSIAHRDLRPNNILLTHEFEPLIAGFGLARWHSEWDISTEDQVIGTSGYLAPEYLEGGQITNKVDVYAFGVILLELMTGKRMDELQYIERQQFLSEWFHPLAALEPGHVIANNYHLLDPCLTCEPSFDFPHQLEAMCRAASLCLRRDPESRPPMSKVLRVLEGGDLVPLGLDLNTVGCRSGHLGGISSFRQPELKRKHSRRLSH